The Colletotrichum higginsianum IMI 349063 chromosome 2, whole genome shotgun sequence genome has a segment encoding these proteins:
- a CDS encoding Galactonate dehydratase, which translates to MAVQQNPGEECTVLHMLGRKELMYKLKYSPVYFPVVGYGPCPGIASQAFVSTPPLGDREVLAHFGIPNTDGPKQKHWILPRASPRWLFVKITDEEGNYGWGEAILEDHIQAVEGCLKFHKSQFTAGMDAESAVFMSALSGVDCAMRPQGPTSLAWGVISEMRRIAAMCEAYDVSTATSVPGRHSMPNFYVREMILGIHYNALLGGEDLTTYIRNPNGGAPSTAASTSGGVLVCGSRRTRKRCTRCRRIARSGSRRASTAQAGRSESGELRSRDAYVWRISHTVVRVSRDEDFR; encoded by the exons ATGGCCGTCCAGCAGAATCCCGGCGAGGAGTGTACCGTCCTGCACATGCTCGGAAGAAAGGAGCTGATGTACAAGCTCAAATATTCGCCGGTGTACTTCCCTGTAGTCGGCTATGGTCCATGTCCCGGTATCGCGTCACAAGCTTTCGTTTCGACGC CTCCGCTTGGCGATAGAGAAGTTCTTGCCCACTTCGGGATTCCCAACACCGATGGCCCCAAACAAAAGCATTGGATACTCCCGCGCGCGTCTCCTCGCTGGCTCTTTGTCAAGatcaccgacgaggagggcaacTATGGATGGGGCGAGGCCATTCTCGAGGACCATATTCAGGCGGTCGAGGGGTGCCTCAAGTTCCACAAGAGCCAGTTCACCGCCGGCATGGACGCCGA AAGTGCCGTCTTCATGAGCGCCCTGTCTGGCGTCGATTGCGCTATGAGGCCTCAAGG CCCGACGTCTCTCGCGTGGGGGGTTATCTCGGAGATGCGCCGCATCGCGGCCATGTGCGAGGCCTACGACGTCTCGACAGCGACCAGCGTCCCAGGTCGCCACTCCATGCCCAACTTTTACGTCCGGGAGATGATCCTCGGTATCCACTACAACGCCttgctcggcggcgaggacctcACGACCTACATCAGAAACCCGAACGGTGGAGCCCCGTCGACGGCTGCATCGACATCCGGAGGGGTCCTGGTCTGTGGatcgagacggacgaggaaaAGGTGCACGCGCTGTCGAAGAATTGCGAGATCTGGGTCACGCCGAGCTTCAACGGCCCAAGCGGGGAGATCCGAGAGCGGTGAATTGCGATCGAGGGATGCGTACGTATGGCGTATTTCTCATACTGTAGTTCGGGTCTCGAGAGATGAAGACTTTCGGTAA
- a CDS encoding bucentaur or craniofacial development, translated as MPPDPIIDEEEYESSQDSDFAPDDGVAAEGDSEASESEADGDDAATKTTTTAAATTTKRKRDTNDNEAEDAGFENSGDEALIKKATKKQKRRKAKDADGVPDEEDEGGEGGLVKTRSMRAGEKEERKTAVASGPVTVDVDAIWAQMLAGQTATPSPAGQGNTTVGEAETPVTKQPGAGAAADAAATEAEAEAAAPTKPDGVTAAGDPAETIRIKRTYNFAGKVHTEEKLVARSSAEAKLYLASLGKDASAAALESGADADADEEPKRVLKKAFRSAFEPVVEVANQRRADLNLGVTLRIQAREKAAAQAKKLNTVEKSKMDWAGFVDKEGLKDELELAGRAKGSYAERQDFLARSEAKRDEEARRARMAGRVL; from the exons ATGCCACCCGATCCAATAATTGACGAAGAGGAGTATGAGTCCTCCCAGGACTCGGACTTCGCGCCTGACGACGGCGTTGCAGCCGAGGGCGACTCCGAGGCGTCCGAGTCCGAagcagacggcgacgatgccgcgaccaagacgacgacgaccgccgccgccaccaccaccaaacGCAAGCGCGATACCAACGacaacgaggccgaggacgcgggCTTCGAAAAttcgggcgacgaggccctgatcaagaaggcgacgaagaagcagaagcgcAGGAAGGCCAAGGATGCGGACGGCGTCccggacgaagaggacgagggaggcGAAGGCGGGCTGGTCAAGACGCGGAGCATGCGCGCCGGAGA GAAGGAGGAACGCAAGACCGCCGTCGCGTCCGGCCCGGTgacggtcgacgtcgacgctATCTGGGCGCAGATGCTCGCGGGCCAGACGGcgacgccttcgccggccggccagggcAATACGACCGTGGGAGAGGCCGAAACCCCGGTGACGAAGCAAcccggtgccggtgccgccgccgacgccgccgccaccgaagcagaagcagaagccgccgccccaACGAAACCGGACGGTGTCACGGCGGCAGGCGACCCCGCCGAGACGATCCGCATCAAGCGGACCTACAACTTCGCCGGCAAGGTGCACACGGAAGAAAAGCTCGTGGcgcgctcctcggccgaggcgaagCTCTACCTCGCCTCGCTCGGCAAAgacgcctccgccgccgcgctcgagtccggcgcggacgcggacgcggacgagGAGCCGAAACGCGTCCTCAAAAAGGCCTTCCGCTCGGCCTTTgagcccgtcgtcgaggtcgccaACCAGCGCCGCGCCGACCTGAACCTCGGCGTCACGCTGCGCATCCAGGCGcgcgagaaggccgccgcgcaggccaagaagctcaacaCGGTCGAGAAGAGCAAGATGGACTGggccggcttcgtcgacaaggagggcctcaaggacgagctcgagctcgcggGGCGGGCCAAGGGGTCCTACGCCGAGAGGCAGGACTTCCTGGCGCGCAGCGAGGCCAAgagggacgaggaggcgcgCCGCGCGAGGATGGCCGGCCGCGTGCTGTGA
- a CDS encoding DSBA-like thioredoxin domain-containing protein, whose amino-acid sequence MGGKVDVYLDIEPGAPRSARGPDRVRCRSPFLPNAVTSPDTLAFISIHPVLLGAINAASGNKPPWALPAKAKYGDFDARRSTLRVGKPDITMPDNFMERSMTVRILRVLHVIKSSYPEAVYQTAWHWLLHCFWEPPTLNLTKPDVLDQALADTPAQYPQVGAGGRLFSEAEVRKILEGAATQEAKDAVKARTQEAIERGAFGAPWFWAVNDAGKGEPFFGSDRFHFLYDHLGVPYQDIAILPPQKSKL is encoded by the exons ATGGGCGGCAAGGTTGATGTTTACCTGGACATCG AACCAGGAGCTCCTCGCAGCGCACGGGGTCCAGATAGAGTTCGTTGTCGCTCTCCTTTCCTCCCTAACGCGGTCACCAGCCCTGACACCCTTGCCTTCATCAGCATCCACCCAGTCCTGCTCGGCGCCATCAACGCCGCTTCGG GAAACAAACCACCATGGGCCCTTCCGGCCAAGGCAAAGTACGGCGACTTTGACGCCCGCCGGTCCACATTGCGGGTGGGCAAGCCCGACATCACGATGCCCGACAACTTCATGGAGCGCAGCATGACGGTCCGCATCCTCCGTGTCCTGCACGTCATCAAGTCCAGCTACCCGGAAGCCGTGTACCAGACGGCCTGGCACTGGCTCCTTCATTGCTTCTGGGAGCCGCCGACCCTCAATCTCACCAAGCCCGACGTCCTGGACCAGGCCTTGGCCGACACGCCCGCGCAATATCCCCAGGTGGGCGCCGGGGGCAGGCTGTTCAGCGAGGCGGAGGTGCGGAAGATCCTGGAGGGCGCCGCGACgcaggaggccaaggacgcGGTCAAGGCGAGGACGCAGGAGGCGATCGAGCGGGGCGCGTTCGGCGCGCCGTGGTTCTGGGCCGTCAACGACGCGGGCAAGGGGGAGCCGTTCTTCGGCAGCGACCGGTTCCACTTCCTGTACGACCATCTAGGCGTCCCGTACCAGGACATTGCCATCCTCCCGCCGCAGAAGAGCAAGCTGTAG
- a CDS encoding Short chain dehydrogenase, protein MAESKPVALVVGASRGIGRQIAIDLARNGYAVVVAAKTTSDASKTTPFPPDPNSQQSTVSTVAREIREAGGDATPVAVDVRHQDSVERLIQQTIEAYARLDVLVYNSGAIWWASVEDTPPKRFQLMQRVNPEGLYLTLHAALPHLRRRGRGRVVVVSPPIYSRFFRGKTAYAMGKVAMSVLTKGLAMDFARQGLDDMAITSIWPAVAIESAATQKFQAADPRESRDLRRPTIFSDAVLAILRAPAAAVNGELLLDEDFLRDHAGVVDFSKYALVPGAQPRRIMPAALPDLTVAEQDDEGKRYDSAKAKL, encoded by the exons ATGGCCGAATCCAAACCAGtagccctcgtcgtcggcgcctccAGAGGCATCGGCCGCCAGATCGCCATCGATCTCGCGAGGAACGGCTACGCAG TCGTCGTGGCTGCAAAGACCACCAGCGATGCCTCCAAAACCACGCCGTTCCCGCCGGACCCCAACTCGCAACAGTCAACCGTCAGCACCGTCGCCCGCGAGATCcgcgaggcgggcggcgacgcgaCCCCCGTTGCCGTGGATGTCCGCCACCAGGACAGCGTGGAGCGGCTGATCCAGCAGACAATAGAG GCATACGcccgcctcgacgtcctcgtctATAACTCGGGCGCCATCTGGTGGGCCTCGGTCGAAGACACGCCCCCGAAACGCTTCCAGCTCATGCAGCGCGTCAACCCCGAGGGTCTCTACCTGACCCTTcacgccgccctcccgcACCTCCGCCGTCGCGGTCGCGGCCGCGTCGTGGTCGTTAGCCCCCCCATCTACAGCCGCTTCTTCCGCGGTAAGACTGCCTACGCCATGGGCAAGGTTGCCATGAGCGTCCTCACAAAGGGCCTGGCCATGGACTTTGCTCGCCAGGGCCTGGACGACATGGCCATCACCAGCATCTGGCCCGCCGTG GCCATCGAATCCGCAGCCACGCAAAAGTTCCAGGCCGCCGATCCGCGCGAGTCGCGGGACCTGCGTCGGCCGACAATCTTCTCCGATGCCGTGCTCGCCATCCTGCgcgccccggccgccgccgtcaacggcgagctcctgctcgacgaggacttcCTGCGGGAccacgccggcgtcgtcgattTCTCAAAGTacgccctcgtccccggCGCTCAACCGCGCCGCATcatgccggcggcgttgccgGACCTGACGGTAGCGGagcaggacgacgagggcaagaGGTATGACAGTGCCAAGGCCAAGTTGTGA
- a CDS encoding Dihydrouridine synthase translates to MATTLEAPTAGLEAGAATTAKPKLHGRAFYESIGSPKYILAPMVDQSEFAWRMLSRSFIPPSEQKNMVAYTPMFHARLFKDTENYRQCHFQAVRPSDSTDADTTTTPTPEAWLDGNPSIDRPLFVQFCANDPDALLGAALRVAPYCDAVDLNLGCPQGIAKKGKYGAFLQEDQELIFKLINTLHKNLPIPVTAKIRILDTREATLAYAKNVLSAGASILTVHGRLREQKGHLTGLADWSVIKWLREQLPPETVLFANGNILQHDDLQRALAATGADGIMSAEGNLSDPTIFSPPPEPGTETREYWRGRDGKGGYRVDAVMRRYMDILHKYAAGQDPPSRRPLFVPGDDTAWMEEMDRAQAEEEEPERKKRRRDTPGKPGKSRTLSPNYSAMQPHMFHLLRHFVSKHTDVRDLLAKSRAGDLEAYEKILGMVERKVADGLLEYERAGPAMFEGDEVLGPAAADAEVVEEDGESSRGAVQRCKRPWWVVQPIIRPLPKEAMAKGAVSLSKKDKAKLGEAAVAPEAVNGKAAEESVQDKVLKTDDKLLAG, encoded by the exons ATGGCGACAACGCTCGAAGCCCCGACCGCGGGGCTTGAGGCCGGGGCAGCGACAACGGCTAAGCCCAAGCTGCACGGTCGGGCATTCTACGAAAGTATCGGAAGCCCAAAGTACATCCTCGCTCCCATGGTGGATCAGTCCGAATTC GCGTGGAGAATGCTGAGCCGGTCCTTTATCCCGCCGTCCGAGCAGAAGAACATGGTGGCATACACGCCTATGTTTCACGCGCGGCTGTTCAAAGACACGGAAAACTACCGCCAGTGCCACTTCCAGGCCGTGCGACCCAGCGACTCGACCGACGCtgacacgacgacgacgccaacgccCGAGGCCTGGCTCGACGGCAACCCCTCCATCGACCGCCCTCTCTTCGTGCAGTTCTGCGCAAACGACCCGgatgccctcctcggcgcggcgctTAGGGTGGCGCCGTACTGCGACGCCGTGGATCTGAACCTGGGGTGCCCGCAGGGTATCGCCAAGAAGGGGAAGTACGGCGCTTTCCTCCAGGAGGACCAGGAGCTCATCTTCAAGCTCATCAACACGCTGCACAAGAACCTGCCGATTCCCGTGACGGCGAAGATCAGAATACTGGACACCAGGGAGGCGACGCTCGCGTACGCAAAGAACGTGCTCTCGGCCGGCGCGTCGATCCTCACAGTCCACGGAAGGCTGAGGGAGCAGAAGGGTCATCTGACGGGACTGGCGGACTGGAGTGTCATCAAGTGGCTGAGGGAGCAGCTGCCGCCGGAAACGGTGCTTTTCGCCAACGGGAACATTCTGCAGCACGACGACCTCCAGCGCGCGTTGGCGGCCacgggcgccgacggcatcatGAGCGCCGAGGGCAATCTCAGCGACCCGACCATCTTcagcccgccgcccgagCCTGGGACCGAGACGCGGGAGTACTGGCGTGGCAGGGACGGCAAGGGCGGGTACCGCGTGGACGCTGTCATGAGACGCTACATGGACATCCTGCACAAGTACGCCGCCGGACAAGACCCACCCTCGAGACGGCCCCTGTTCGTGCCGGGCGACGACACGGCGtggatggaggagatggacAGGGCGCaggcggaggaagaggagccGGAGCGCAAGAAGCGCAGGAGGGACACGCCCGGCAAACCCGGGAAGAGCAGGACGCTGAGCCCCAACTACTCGGCGATGCAGCCACACATGTTCCACCTGCTGCGGCACTTTGTGTCGAAGCACACGGACGTGCGGGATCTGCTCGCCAAGAGCCGGGCCGGGGACCTGGAGGCGTACGAGAAGATCCTGGGCATGGTCGAGAGGAAGGTCGCGGACGGGCTGCTCGAGTACGAGAGGGCCGGGCCGGCCATGTTCGAGGGTGACGAGGTCCTGGGCCCGGCAGCGGCGGATGCGGAGGTGGTAGAGGAGGACGGGGAGAGCTCCAGGGGCGCGGTGCAGCGCTGCAAGAGGCCGTGGTGGGTCGTGCAGCCCATCATCCGGCCGCTGCCCAAAGAGGCTATGGCCAAGGGGGCCGTGTCGCTGagcaagaaggacaaggccaagctggGCGAGGCCGCTGTGGCTCCCGAGGCGGTCAACGGCAAGGCCGCGGAAGAGAGCGTCCAGGACAAGGTCCTGAAGACGGATGACAAGCTACTCGCGGGTTGA